Proteins encoded together in one Streptomyces sp. NA04227 window:
- a CDS encoding phosphatidylinositol-specific phospholipase C domain-containing protein: protein MFGRTGAAAALVAAGALALGTGPASAADTEQSPYSATTGVGLHNAYEKSKYPYFADALDSGAGMLELDVWTNVFGRSWRVSHSNPLGNDNNCENAQSPAELRTKPTSQDLGGCLSDIRAWHEAHPGHRPVVLKVELKDGFQNNNGRGPAALDALLDAKLGDALFRPADLLGAHPDLDSASKAGAWPERGALAGKFLVELIPGTVEESNPADTLWTDREYATHLRDLAAAGRLGEAAAFPAVHKAAAGDPRTRYQDASLRPWFVVFDGDAATYLGGGIDTRWYAANNYLVVMTDAHKVAPAIDGVNPTEAQARARVAQLAENRASIASADWYPLPGVLATVLPRGTAG from the coding sequence ATGTTCGGACGTACGGGAGCCGCCGCGGCACTGGTGGCGGCGGGTGCTCTGGCACTGGGTACCGGCCCCGCCTCGGCCGCCGACACGGAGCAGTCGCCCTACTCGGCGACCACCGGCGTGGGGCTGCACAACGCCTACGAGAAGAGCAAGTACCCGTACTTCGCCGACGCCCTGGACTCCGGTGCGGGCATGCTCGAACTCGACGTGTGGACCAATGTCTTCGGCCGCTCCTGGCGCGTCTCGCACAGCAACCCGCTCGGCAACGACAACAACTGCGAGAACGCGCAGAGCCCGGCGGAACTGCGCACCAAGCCCACCAGCCAGGACCTCGGCGGCTGCCTGTCCGACATCCGCGCCTGGCACGAGGCGCACCCGGGTCACCGGCCCGTCGTCCTCAAGGTGGAGCTCAAGGACGGCTTCCAGAACAACAACGGCCGCGGGCCCGCCGCCCTGGACGCCCTGCTGGACGCGAAACTCGGCGACGCCCTGTTCCGTCCCGCCGACCTCCTGGGCGCCCACCCGGACCTGGACTCGGCTTCCAAGGCCGGTGCCTGGCCCGAACGCGGCGCGCTCGCCGGGAAGTTCCTGGTCGAGCTGATCCCGGGCACCGTCGAGGAGTCCAACCCGGCCGACACCCTGTGGACCGACCGCGAGTACGCCACCCACCTGCGGGACCTGGCCGCCGCCGGCCGGCTCGGCGAGGCCGCCGCGTTCCCCGCCGTGCACAAGGCCGCCGCCGGTGACCCGCGCACCCGCTACCAGGACGCCTCGCTGCGCCCGTGGTTCGTCGTCTTCGACGGCGACGCCGCCACCTACCTGGGCGGCGGCATCGACACCCGCTGGTACGCCGCGAACAACTACCTCGTCGTCATGACCGACGCCCACAAGGTCGCCCCGGCGATCGACGGCGTCAATCCGACCGAGGCCCAGGCGCGGGCGCGGGTCGCCCAACTCGCCGAGAACCGGGCCAGCATCGCCTCCGCGGACTGGTACCCGCTGCCCGGCGTCCTCGCCACCGTCCTGCCGCGCGGCACCGCGGGCTGA
- a CDS encoding helix-turn-helix transcriptional regulator, whose translation MSEPRSAPTVGQVVLGRRLQDLRERAGLKREEAAKVLRVAPATVRRMEMAEVGFKIPYLQLLLKSYGVADDEAEAFISLAEEANKPGWWQRFHDILPGWFSMYVSLEGAASLIRSYDPHFVPGLLQTEDYARAVMASGALGQTVPADIERHVALRMQRQQLLTREEDAPRLWVVMDETALRRPAGDSAVMRAQIDRLLEAMEMPNVTLQVAEFASGPHPGTYGPFVLFRFAMPELPDMVYSEYLTGAVYLDARPEVATHLEVMDRMAAQAATAHRTKEILRDLRQEY comes from the coding sequence GTGAGCGAGCCGCGGTCCGCGCCGACGGTCGGCCAGGTCGTACTCGGCCGACGTCTGCAGGACCTGCGTGAACGCGCGGGCCTCAAGCGGGAGGAAGCCGCCAAGGTACTGCGCGTCGCCCCCGCCACCGTCCGCCGCATGGAGATGGCCGAGGTCGGCTTCAAAATCCCCTACCTCCAACTCCTCCTGAAGTCCTACGGAGTGGCCGACGACGAGGCGGAAGCTTTCATCAGCCTCGCCGAAGAGGCCAACAAACCCGGCTGGTGGCAGCGGTTCCACGACATCCTGCCGGGCTGGTTCTCCATGTACGTCAGCCTGGAAGGCGCAGCCAGCCTCATCCGCTCCTACGACCCCCACTTCGTCCCCGGCCTCCTGCAGACCGAGGACTACGCCCGCGCCGTCATGGCCTCCGGCGCCCTCGGACAGACCGTGCCCGCGGACATCGAGCGGCACGTCGCGCTGCGCATGCAACGCCAGCAACTCCTCACCCGCGAGGAGGACGCACCACGCCTGTGGGTCGTCATGGACGAGACCGCGCTGCGCCGCCCCGCCGGGGACTCCGCGGTCATGCGGGCCCAGATCGACCGCCTCCTGGAGGCGATGGAGATGCCCAACGTCACCCTCCAGGTCGCCGAGTTCGCCTCCGGCCCCCACCCCGGCACATACGGGCCCTTCGTGCTGTTCCGATTCGCCATGCCCGAACTCCCCGACATGGTCTACAGCGAGTACCTGACCGGTGCCGTCTACCTGGACGCACGCCCCGAAGTGGCCACTCACCTCGAGGTCATGGACCGTATGGCGGCGCAGGCCGCGACGGCACATCGCACGAAGGAGATCCTCCGGGATCTCCGTCAGGAGTACTGA
- a CDS encoding ATP-binding protein gives MTRSAPLGTDAAAAARGTVGTAVSEQPGERRFHFELAPHPGSAARARRLTRDRLDGWSICADTCEAAELVVSELVTNAIVHTASRRIVCELRDEAGTLRIAVRDEGCTASGPSPSPQRPEEEHGRGLLLVSAVCSSWGAQETGPGLLVWAELPRGRTSNERGGTSAVTAEGRAPVWA, from the coding sequence GTGACTAGGTCCGCGCCGTTAGGCACAGACGCCGCCGCAGCGGCCCGGGGAACCGTCGGTACGGCGGTCTCCGAGCAGCCCGGTGAGCGCCGTTTTCACTTCGAGCTGGCCCCGCACCCGGGTTCCGCCGCGCGTGCCAGGCGGCTGACCAGGGACCGGCTCGATGGCTGGTCGATCTGCGCGGACACCTGTGAGGCGGCGGAACTCGTCGTCTCCGAACTGGTGACGAACGCCATCGTGCACACGGCGTCCCGGCGCATCGTCTGCGAACTCCGCGACGAGGCGGGCACCTTGCGGATCGCCGTGCGCGACGAGGGTTGTACGGCCTCGGGTCCGAGTCCCTCGCCACAGCGGCCGGAGGAGGAGCACGGGAGGGGATTGCTCCTCGTCTCGGCGGTCTGCTCGTCGTGGGGGGCGCAGGAAACCGGTCCCGGACTGCTGGTCTGGGCGGAACTGCCCCGAGGCCGGACATCGAACGAGCGCGGCGGTACGTCGGCGGTCACAGCGGAAGGGCGGGCACCGGTATGGGCGTGA
- a CDS encoding SAM-dependent methyltransferase: MTGHDRAPGSRIDTSKPHPARMYDWWLGGKDNYPVDEEMGRKLLAIEPRIPIMARANRAFMQRATRWLAQHGITQFLDIGSGIPTEPNLHQIAQRTAPEARVVYCDNDPIVLAHAEALLRSTPEGRTAYLQADVRDPADILERARDTLDFTRPVALSLIALLHFITDEDGAYDLVDAFLQGLPTGSYLMLSHGTGQFTPKGAAEADELYKNSGITLALRDRHEVERFFHGLELVDPGVAVIDTWHPELGEPVEGQQDFQPMPGFGAVARKV; encoded by the coding sequence ATGACCGGGCACGACCGCGCCCCCGGCTCGCGCATCGACACCAGCAAGCCGCACCCGGCCCGCATGTACGACTGGTGGCTCGGCGGCAAGGACAACTACCCCGTCGACGAGGAAATGGGCCGCAAGCTCCTCGCCATCGAACCGCGCATCCCGATCATGGCCCGCGCCAACCGCGCCTTCATGCAACGCGCCACCCGCTGGCTCGCCCAACACGGCATCACCCAGTTCCTGGACATCGGCAGCGGCATCCCCACCGAGCCCAACCTGCACCAGATCGCCCAGCGCACCGCGCCCGAGGCCCGCGTCGTCTACTGCGACAACGACCCCATCGTCCTCGCCCACGCCGAAGCCCTGCTGCGCAGCACACCCGAGGGCCGCACCGCCTACCTCCAGGCCGACGTCCGCGACCCCGCCGACATCCTCGAACGCGCCCGCGACACCCTCGACTTCACCCGGCCCGTCGCCCTCTCCCTCATCGCCCTGCTCCACTTCATCACCGACGAGGACGGCGCCTACGACCTCGTCGACGCCTTCCTGCAGGGGCTCCCGACGGGCAGCTACCTCATGCTGTCCCACGGCACCGGGCAGTTCACCCCCAAGGGCGCCGCCGAAGCCGACGAGCTCTACAAGAACAGCGGCATCACCCTCGCCCTGCGCGACCGCCACGAAGTCGAACGCTTCTTCCACGGACTCGAACTCGTCGACCCCGGCGTCGCCGTCATCGACACCTGGCATCCCGAACTCGGCGAACCCGTCGAGGGCCAGCAGGACTTCCAGCCGATGCCCGGGTTCGGGGCGGTTGCGCGCAAGGTGTGA
- a CDS encoding DUF899 domain-containing protein: MALPRIVGREEWLAARRTLLAKEKAATRARDELNAERRELPMVRIDKDYLFEGSDGPVTLAGLFEGRDQLVVYHFMFQPEWDAGCRSCSAFLDQIGHLAHLNARGTTFAAVSRAPYRKILPFKARMGWTVPWYSAHGSDFTYDFHVSFDESVAPVAYNYRTEEEHRGAGTGYYVDGEQPYDLPGLSCFLRDGERVFHTYSTYARGLDGLGSTSSLLDLTALGRREDWEKPAGRASALGAPAGNDGVLYHDEYED; this comes from the coding sequence ATGGCACTGCCGAGGATCGTCGGCCGCGAGGAGTGGCTCGCAGCGCGCAGGACGCTGCTCGCCAAGGAGAAGGCGGCCACCCGAGCACGCGACGAACTCAACGCGGAGCGCCGCGAGTTGCCCATGGTGCGGATCGACAAGGACTACCTCTTCGAGGGGTCCGACGGGCCGGTGACACTGGCCGGGCTCTTCGAGGGCCGCGACCAGCTCGTCGTCTACCACTTCATGTTCCAGCCCGAATGGGACGCAGGATGCCGCAGCTGCTCGGCCTTCCTGGACCAGATCGGCCACCTCGCCCACCTGAACGCCCGGGGCACCACGTTCGCGGCCGTCTCCCGCGCCCCGTACCGCAAGATCCTGCCCTTCAAGGCGCGCATGGGCTGGACGGTCCCCTGGTACTCGGCCCACGGCAGCGACTTCACCTACGACTTCCACGTCTCCTTCGACGAGTCCGTGGCCCCGGTCGCGTACAACTACCGCACCGAGGAGGAACACCGCGGCGCCGGAACCGGCTACTACGTCGACGGTGAGCAGCCCTACGACCTGCCCGGCCTGAGCTGCTTCCTGCGCGACGGCGAGCGCGTCTTCCACACCTACTCCACCTACGCCAGGGGACTGGACGGCCTCGGCTCCACCAGCAGCCTGCTCGACCTCACCGCCCTCGGCCGCCGCGAGGACTGGGAGAAACCCGCGGGCCGCGCCTCCGCCCTGGGCGCTCCGGCGGGCAACGACGGGGTGCTGTACCACGACGAGTACGAGGACTGA
- a CDS encoding glutamate synthase subunit beta, which translates to MADPKGFLHTPRKDWPRRPVEERVGDWDEVYVPGGLLPIIAEQADRCMDCGVPFCHQACPLGNLIPEWNDLVARDDWQDASDRLHSTNNFPEFTGLLCPAPCESGCVLAINQPAVTIKNVEAAIADRAWAEGLAPARPPDRLSGRTVAVVGSGPAGLAAAQQLTRAGHTVVVYERDDRLGGLMRYGIPSFKMERRHLERRLRQLEEEGTRFRVSTRVGRDVDAAELRARHDAVVLTVGATASRELPLPGRGLSGIHQAMEYLPLANRVGEGDFAVSPVDAAGRHVVIVGGGDTGADCLGTAVRQGAASVTQLDIYPQPAQGRDELAEPWPTHPKVYRLTAAHEEAGALRSAPAADADARLFAASTVRFTGDASGHVREVHLVEVDGGRRVKEGSERVLGADLVLLALGFTGPDPDDGIAEQLGLRMDARGTYVRDEGFATGVPGVFVAGDAGRGQSLIVWAIAEGRSVAAAVDRMLTGHDRLPRPVGPFDRPMAA; encoded by the coding sequence ATGGCCGACCCCAAGGGTTTTCTCCACACCCCGCGCAAGGACTGGCCGCGCCGTCCCGTCGAGGAGCGGGTCGGGGACTGGGACGAGGTGTATGTGCCCGGGGGCCTGCTGCCGATCATCGCGGAGCAGGCGGACCGGTGTATGGACTGCGGGGTGCCGTTCTGCCATCAGGCGTGCCCGCTCGGGAATCTGATCCCGGAGTGGAACGACCTGGTGGCGCGGGACGACTGGCAGGACGCCTCGGACCGGCTGCACTCGACGAACAACTTCCCCGAGTTCACCGGGCTGCTGTGTCCGGCGCCCTGTGAGTCGGGGTGTGTGCTGGCGATCAATCAGCCCGCGGTGACGATCAAGAACGTGGAGGCGGCGATCGCGGACCGGGCCTGGGCCGAGGGGCTTGCCCCGGCGCGTCCGCCGGACCGTCTTTCGGGGCGCACGGTGGCGGTGGTCGGCTCGGGGCCCGCCGGTCTGGCGGCGGCACAGCAGCTGACGCGGGCGGGGCACACGGTCGTGGTGTACGAGCGCGACGACCGGCTCGGCGGTCTGATGCGGTACGGGATTCCGAGTTTCAAGATGGAGCGGCGCCATCTGGAGCGCAGACTGCGGCAGTTGGAGGAGGAGGGCACGCGGTTTCGGGTGTCGACCCGGGTGGGCCGCGATGTGGACGCGGCGGAGTTGCGTGCGCGGCACGACGCGGTCGTACTGACGGTGGGTGCCACCGCGTCACGTGAACTCCCCTTGCCCGGGCGGGGGTTGAGTGGGATTCATCAGGCGATGGAGTATCTGCCGCTGGCCAACCGGGTGGGCGAGGGAGACTTCGCTGTCTCGCCGGTCGACGCGGCGGGCCGGCATGTGGTGATCGTGGGCGGCGGTGACACGGGCGCGGACTGTCTGGGCACCGCGGTCCGGCAGGGCGCGGCGTCCGTGACGCAGTTGGACATCTATCCGCAACCGGCTCAGGGGCGCGACGAGTTGGCCGAGCCCTGGCCGACGCATCCGAAGGTCTACCGTCTGACGGCCGCGCACGAGGAGGCGGGCGCCCTGCGCTCGGCGCCCGCGGCCGATGCGGATGCCCGGCTGTTCGCGGCGTCGACGGTGCGGTTCACGGGGGACGCCTCGGGTCATGTGCGTGAGGTGCATCTGGTGGAGGTGGATGGGGGGCGCCGGGTGAAGGAGGGTTCGGAGCGGGTGCTCGGGGCCGATCTGGTGCTGCTGGCCCTGGGGTTCACTGGTCCGGATCCGGATGACGGGATCGCCGAGCAGCTGGGTCTGCGGATGGACGCGCGCGGTACGTACGTACGGGACGAGGGGTTCGCGACCGGTGTGCCGGGGGTGTTCGTGGCGGGGGATGCCGGGCGCGGGCAGTCGTTGATCGTCTGGGCGATCGCGGAGGGTCGCTCGGTGGCGGCGGCGGTGGACCGCATGCTGACGGGCCACGACCGGCTTCCGCGGCCGGTCGGACCGTTCGACCGGCCGATGGCCGCGTAG
- a CDS encoding DUF397 domain-containing protein has protein sequence MDHPPAQRIYNGMPARELGSEGWHKPWSGGNGGNCVEAMKLADGRVAVRQSADPDGPALIYTTGEISAFILGAKAGEADFLLS, from the coding sequence ATGGATCATCCCCCGGCCCAGCGCATATACAACGGGATGCCCGCACGCGAACTCGGCAGCGAGGGCTGGCACAAGCCGTGGAGCGGCGGCAACGGCGGCAACTGCGTCGAGGCCATGAAGCTCGCCGACGGCCGGGTCGCCGTCCGCCAGTCCGCCGACCCCGACGGCCCCGCGCTGATCTACACCACGGGTGAAATCTCCGCGTTCATCCTCGGGGCCAAGGCCGGGGAAGCGGACTTCCTGCTCTCCTGA